The following nucleotide sequence is from bacterium.
GGGGGCGAATACAAGATTCGCCCCTGCATTACATATTTTTGACGATTTCCTTGCCGAACCCGGAGCAGGAGACGAGGGTCGCGCCCTCCATCAGGCGGTGGAAGTCGTAGGTGACTGTCTTTTTGGAGATCGTCTTTTCCAGCGCCGTGACGATCAGGTCCGCCGCCTCCTGCCAGCCCAGGTACTCGAGCATCATGACGCCGGACAGGATCACCGAGCCTGGGTTCACCTTGTCCTGGCCCGCATACTTCGGCGCCGTGCCGTGGGTGGCCTCGAAGATGGCTCGGCCGGTGACATAGTTGATGTTGCCGCCGGGGGCGATTCCGATGCCGCCGACCTGCGCGGCCAGGGCGTCGCTGATGTAGTCGCCGTTGAGATTGAGCGTCGCGATCACGTCGTATTCATCGGGGCGGGTCAGAATCTGCTGTAGAAAAGCGTCCGCGATGACGTCCTTGATCAGAAGTTTTCCAGCCGGCGGTTTCCCCTGGCAATCCTCCCAGCCCACCGTTTGATCGCCGAACTCGCGCTTGGCCAGCTCGTAGCCCCAGCGCATGAAGGCGCCTTCGGTGAACTTCATGATATTGCCCTTGTGGATCAGGGTGAGGCTCTTTCGCTTGTGAGCCAGCGCGTACTTGATCGCGGCGCGCACGAGACGCTCCGTGCCCTCCCTGGAAACGGGTTTGATGCCGATGCCCGAGGTCTCGGGGAACCGGATCTTCTTGACGCCCATGTCCTTTTGGAGGAACTCCAGGACCTTCTTGACCTCCGGCGTGCCGGCCTCCCATTCGACGCCGGCGTAGATGTCCTCCGTGTTTTCCCGGAAGATCACCATGCCGACCTTTTCCGGGTGCTTGACGGGCGAAGGGACGCCTTGAAAATACCGGACCGGACGGAGACAAACGTACAGGTCGAGCTCCTGACGGAGCGTGACGTTCAGGCTGCGGATCCCCTTGCCCACGGGCGTCGTGAGCGGGCCCTTGATCGCGACCAGGTACTCCTTGATGACGTCCAGCGTTTCAGTCGGGAGCAAATTCGGAGGGCACTCGGCCCCGTAGACCTTCTGCGCCTTCTCGCCCGCGTAAACCTCGAACCACTGGATCTTCCGCTTGCCCTTGTAGGCCTTTTCGACGGCCGCGTCGAAGACGATCTGCGACGCGCGCCAGATGTCCGGGCCCGTCCCGTCGCCTTCGATGAAAGGGATCACCGGCTGATCCGGGACGATCAGCCTTTCCTTCTCAATGCGGATCTTCTCCCCGGACTGGGGCCTTTTCAATTTGGATGCGCTCATAGGGTTCCTTGGTGGTTAGCGTTGATCGATGGGGACGTATTTCAGGCCCCTGGGCCCGATGTACTCGGACTGGGGGCGAATGAGGCGGTTGTTCCGGTATTGCTCCAGGATGTGGGCCGTCCAACCGGCCGACCGCGACATGGCGAAGATCGCCGTGAAGAGATCCACCGGGATGCCCATCGTCTGGTAGAGAGTCGCCGAATAGAAATCGACGTTCGGATCGAGGCCCTTCAACTCCTTCATGATCTTCTGGATCTCGACGGACATATCAAACCACTTCATCTGGCCGCTCTTGCGGCTGAACGCCTCGGACATCGCCATGAGGTGTTTCGCGCGCGGGTCGATCGTCTTATAGACCCGGTGCCCGAAGCCGAAAATGACGCGCTTGTTGGCCAGTTCGTTCTCGATGTATTCGCGGACGTGCGAAATATGCCCGATGGCGCGCAGGGTCTTGATGACTTCCTCGTTGGCGCCTCCGTGCAAGGGGCCCTTCAGGGCGGCGATGGCCGCGGTCACGGCCGAATAGATGTCGGAAAGCGTCGCCGCCACCACCCGGGCGGTGAAGGTGGACGCGTTGAACCCGTGCTCGGCGTGGAGGACGAGGGCCATGTCCATGGCCCGCGTCGCCTCCGGAATGGGGTCCTTGCCGGTGAGCTGGTAAAGGAAGCGCTGGGCGACCGACTGGCCCGGCTTGGGCGGGACGTACTGGTTGCCCTTGCGGAAGCGGTCGAAGGCGGCGACCAGGGTCGGGATCTTCGCGATGATCCGGAGGGCCTTGTTTTCGTTCGCCGACATCGAGCGGTCGCCGGCCTCCGGATCGAAGTGGGCGTGCATGGAGACGAAGGTGCGCAGCATCCCCATTCCCGAGAGGCGGGGTGCCAGCCTCTTCAAGGTCTCCATGATCTCGTACGGGATCTCCGCGTTCTCGTCGAGCGTCATGCGGAGTTCATTCAGTTCCGACGACGTGGGCAGGCGCATATGGAGCAGGAGATGGATGACTTCCTCGAACGAGGCGTTATCGGCCAAATCGCGGATGTCGTAACCGCAATAGATGAGTTCGCCCTTCTGTCCGTCGATGTCGCAAAGCTTGGTCTGGGCCGCGACGATGTCTTCCATGCCGGCCTTGAACGTGGGTTTTTCCGCCACGATGAAATCCTCCCGAAAACTATGAAAGCCTGAATCGCACCTCTTAGGTGTAAGCCAAGTTTCTATCCCGGCATCTTCGAATGTCAATCGAACTTTCGGCCCG
It contains:
- the icd gene encoding NADP-dependent isocitrate dehydrogenase; this encodes MSASKLKRPQSGEKIRIEKERLIVPDQPVIPFIEGDGTGPDIWRASQIVFDAAVEKAYKGKRKIQWFEVYAGEKAQKVYGAECPPNLLPTETLDVIKEYLVAIKGPLTTPVGKGIRSLNVTLRQELDLYVCLRPVRYFQGVPSPVKHPEKVGMVIFRENTEDIYAGVEWEAGTPEVKKVLEFLQKDMGVKKIRFPETSGIGIKPVSREGTERLVRAAIKYALAHKRKSLTLIHKGNIMKFTEGAFMRWGYELAKREFGDQTVGWEDCQGKPPAGKLLIKDVIADAFLQQILTRPDEYDVIATLNLNGDYISDALAAQVGGIGIAPGGNINYVTGRAIFEATHGTAPKYAGQDKVNPGSVILSGVMMLEYLGWQEAADLIVTALEKTISKKTVTYDFHRLMEGATLVSCSGFGKEIVKNM
- a CDS encoding citrate/2-methylcitrate synthase translates to MAEKPTFKAGMEDIVAAQTKLCDIDGQKGELIYCGYDIRDLADNASFEEVIHLLLHMRLPTSSELNELRMTLDENAEIPYEIMETLKRLAPRLSGMGMLRTFVSMHAHFDPEAGDRSMSANENKALRIIAKIPTLVAAFDRFRKGNQYVPPKPGQSVAQRFLYQLTGKDPIPEATRAMDMALVLHAEHGFNASTFTARVVAATLSDIYSAVTAAIAALKGPLHGGANEEVIKTLRAIGHISHVREYIENELANKRVIFGFGHRVYKTIDPRAKHLMAMSEAFSRKSGQMKWFDMSVEIQKIMKELKGLDPNVDFYSATLYQTMGIPVDLFTAIFAMSRSAGWTAHILEQYRNNRLIRPQSEYIGPRGLKYVPIDQR